The stretch of DNA GTACTTGTGGGGGTAATAGTACTCCTGCAGGCTCTTGCGTAAGCCGCCTTTTCTGCCCTCCACGCCCTTATCCTCAGTCATGGGCGAGACAGAGATGGCGATGAGCTGTGTGAGATCTTTGGGGACGCCTCCGCCGATGTAGACGACGCCGACTTCCTTGGTTTTGGTGCCGATACTCACGAACTGGTCAAATTCCTTGACGCTGTCGATGTGGACGTTGTGTCCCTGGTTTTTAGCGAGCAAAAACGTTTCGCCGTATGCGCTGTCCACCATGGCTGGGCTGAAGATGGGGACGCCGTTGGCTGCTGCAACCGCGCTGATGGCGGGGATGTTTTTTTTGCCCAGGTACTTGCCTAATCCGTAGAGGAACTCAGCGCTGGTGTAGTAGTAGTCCTGTTTGCAGGTCATCACGTAGTCAGTGACGAGGGTTTCCATTTCTCGGTAGTCGGTTTCTTTGCCGAAGACGTCGTAGTAGCGGTTCACATCTGCGTCTAGCAGGGTTGCGTCGTCGACCATGTGGCTGCCCTGATAGTAACCCAGTCCCATGGCGTCCACGATGTCCTCCGAGACGTTGGCGCCCGTGGAGACGAGCACGTCTATGAAGCGATTCTCCATAAGCCAGTTAATGATGGTCCATTGCCCCGCCGTTGACATGGAGCCAGCGAAGCCCATGGCGATGACGAGGTCTTTTTCGCGGATCATGTTTTCCCAGACATCGACGGCTTCGCCCAGTTTGCGTCCCTGATAGGCGGTTTTGCCCATTTCGGATAGGAGCTTGGAAATCGGTTTCTGCTTGGATACCTTGATGGGTTCCAGTTTCTTTTGGAAGTAGGAGTCGTTACTCATTGTTAATATGCACCGCGTTTCTAATTATTGGGCAGGTATTTGAAATTTGTTATTGCCCAAAACAGCATCTACGCCAGATTGGTCAGGTTCCGCCTGTTTTATTGGCCGGATGAGACCTGGCTGGGGATTTCTTTGTTGATGCATGGGCAGCTGAACTTTTTTTTCTTTAGTTGTTGTTGTGGGGGACCCCTCTTTATTCAACAACAAGCAGCGAATAGAGTAAAAACAACGCTTTTTGGCAATGGGCGCTTTGGCATATTGCAGGCTGGTTGTGCAATCCGCCACAAGCTGAACAGCAGAAAGTTTTGGCCT from Candidatus Bathyarchaeota archaeon encodes:
- a CDS encoding deoxyhypusine synthase family protein; its protein translation is MSNDSYFQKKLEPIKVSKQKPISKLLSEMGKTAYQGRKLGEAVDVWENMIREKDLVIAMGFAGSMSTAGQWTIINWLMENRFIDVLVSTGANVSEDIVDAMGLGYYQGSHMVDDATLLDADVNRYYDVFGKETDYREMETLVTDYVMTCKQDYYYTSAEFLYGLGKYLGKKNIPAISAVAAANGVPIFSPAMVDSAYGETFLLAKNQGHNVHIDSVKEFDQFVSIGTKTKEVGVVYIGGGVPKDLTQLIAISVSPMTEDKGVEGRKGGLRKSLQEYYYPHKYAIQITTDSPQWGGLSGCTLEEAISWGKINSQTGSRAVCYCDATIALPLICHALSERVPEKRKGPDMSWIFKDMPKA